In Citrus sinensis cultivar Valencia sweet orange chromosome 2, DVS_A1.0, whole genome shotgun sequence, a single genomic region encodes these proteins:
- the LOC102622919 gene encoding uncharacterized protein LOC102622919 isoform X2: MNSMKFLLNLHHRSMFVKSLPSLLWSDYSQVFPFAESMSFPLQSHTSLKMLNFCKLLIFIFLVSAVSLSSSSNAGSECSQAECLKVPASSFISSLKTTVDAIQQTILISLISLLMSSAGPSLLPKIPLIYLLVWFGMLLGMWLELECYWKMVGCWVWVGVLLSVCIGVLEYGCWSIPTRRGHYCWKSSLKSCCWNVSINLWKFCWVTWLGFWGYNLTVLFYIWDFFLI, translated from the exons ATGAATTCGATGAAGTTTTTACTGAATCTGCATCACAGAAGCATGTTTGTGAAGTCGTTGCCAAGCCTATTGTGGAG TGATTATTCACAGGTTTTCCCCTTCGCTGAATCAATGTCTTTCCCTTTACAGTCTCATACATCTTTAAAGATGCTGAATTTTTGCAaacttcttatttttattttcttggtcAGTGCGGTTTCTttgagcagcagcagcaatgCTGGCTCGGAATGTTCACAGGCCGAGTGCTTGAAAGTGCCAGCCTCCTCTTTCATAAGCTCTTTAAAGACCACCGTTGATGCCATTCAACAG ACTATCTTGATCTCCTTGATTTCTCTGCTGATGAGCTCAGCTGGTCCATCTCTGCTTCCCAAAATCCCGCTG ATTTATTTGCTGGTTTGGTTTGGAATGTTGCTGGGTATGTGGCTGGAATTAGAGTGCTATTGGAAGATGGTGGGTTGTTGGGTATGGGTTGGAGTGTTATTGAGTGTCTGCATTGGAGTGTTGGAGTATGGATGTTGGAGTATTCCCACTAGAAGAGGGCATTACTGCTGGAAATCAAGCTTAAAGTCTTGTTGTTGGAATGTTTCCATTAATCTTTGGAAGTTTTGTTGGGTAACTTGGCTTGGTTTCTGGGGTTATAACTTAACTGTGTTGTTTTatatttgggatttttttttaatttaa
- the LOC102622919 gene encoding pectinesterase/pectinesterase inhibitor PPE8B-like isoform X3 translates to MNSMKFLLNLHHRSMFVKSLPSLLWSAVSLSSSSNAGSECSQAECLKVPASSFISSLKTTVDAIQQVVPVISKFANLFDDFRLTNAISDYLDLLDFSADELSWSISASQNPAGNPLIYLLVWFGMLLGMWLELECYWKMVGCWVWVGVLLSVCIGVLEYGCWSIPTRRGHYCWKSSLKSCCWNVSINLWKFCWVTWLGFWGYNLTVLFYIWDFFLI, encoded by the exons ATGAATTCGATGAAGTTTTTACTGAATCTGCATCACAGAAGCATGTTTGTGAAGTCGTTGCCAAGCCTATTGTGGAG TGCGGTTTCTttgagcagcagcagcaatgCTGGCTCGGAATGTTCACAGGCCGAGTGCTTGAAAGTGCCAGCCTCCTCTTTCATAAGCTCTTTAAAGACCACCGTTGATGCCATTCAACAGGTGGTTCCTGTTATTTCTAAATTTGCTAATTTGTTTGATGATTTTCGCCTTACCAATGCTATATCAGACTATCTTGATCTCCTTGATTTCTCTGCTGATGAGCTCAGCTGGTCCATCTCTGCTTCCCAAAATCCCGCTGGTAACCCCTTG ATTTATTTGCTGGTTTGGTTTGGAATGTTGCTGGGTATGTGGCTGGAATTAGAGTGCTATTGGAAGATGGTGGGTTGTTGGGTATGGGTTGGAGTGTTATTGAGTGTCTGCATTGGAGTGTTGGAGTATGGATGTTGGAGTATTCCCACTAGAAGAGGGCATTACTGCTGGAAATCAAGCTTAAAGTCTTGTTGTTGGAATGTTTCCATTAATCTTTGGAAGTTTTGTTGGGTAACTTGGCTTGGTTTCTGGGGTTATAACTTAACTGTGTTGTTTTatatttgggatttttttttaatttaa
- the LOC102622919 gene encoding uncharacterized protein LOC102622919 isoform X5 has product MNSMKFLLNLHHRSMFVKSLPSLLWSDYSQVFPFAESMSFPLQSHTSLKMLNFCKLLIFIFLVSAVSLSSSSNAGSECSQAECLKVPASSFISSLKTTVDAIQQVVPVISKFANLFDDFRLTNAISDYLDLLDFSADELSWSISASQNPADLFAGLVWNVAGYVAGIRVLLEDGGLLGMGWSVIECLHWSVGVWMLEYSH; this is encoded by the exons ATGAATTCGATGAAGTTTTTACTGAATCTGCATCACAGAAGCATGTTTGTGAAGTCGTTGCCAAGCCTATTGTGGAG TGATTATTCACAGGTTTTCCCCTTCGCTGAATCAATGTCTTTCCCTTTACAGTCTCATACATCTTTAAAGATGCTGAATTTTTGCAaacttcttatttttattttcttggtcAGTGCGGTTTCTttgagcagcagcagcaatgCTGGCTCGGAATGTTCACAGGCCGAGTGCTTGAAAGTGCCAGCCTCCTCTTTCATAAGCTCTTTAAAGACCACCGTTGATGCCATTCAACAGGTGGTTCCTGTTATTTCTAAATTTGCTAATTTGTTTGATGATTTTCGCCTTACCAATGCTATATCAGACTATCTTGATCTCCTTGATTTCTCTGCTGATGAGCTCAGCTGGTCCATCTCTGCTTCCCAAAATCCCGCTG ATTTATTTGCTGGTTTGGTTTGGAATGTTGCTGGGTATGTGGCTGGAATTAGAGTGCTATTGGAAGATGGTGGGTTGTTGGGTATGGGTTGGAGTGTTATTGAGTGTCTGCATTGGAGTGTTGGAGTATGGATGTTGGAGTATTCCCACTAG
- the LOC102622919 gene encoding uncharacterized protein LOC102622919 isoform X7: MSIFLIVSRCRQSAVSLSSSSNAGSECSQAECLKVPASSFISSLKTTVDAIQQTILISLISLLMSSAGPSLLPKIPLIYLLVWFGMLLGMWLELECYWKMVGCWVWVGVLLSVCIGVLEYGCWSIPTRRGHYCWKSSLKSCCWNVSINLWKFCWVTWLGFWGYNLTVLFYIWDFFLI; this comes from the exons ATGTCGATTTTTCTGATTGTGTCGCGCTGCAGACAGAG TGCGGTTTCTttgagcagcagcagcaatgCTGGCTCGGAATGTTCACAGGCCGAGTGCTTGAAAGTGCCAGCCTCCTCTTTCATAAGCTCTTTAAAGACCACCGTTGATGCCATTCAACAG ACTATCTTGATCTCCTTGATTTCTCTGCTGATGAGCTCAGCTGGTCCATCTCTGCTTCCCAAAATCCCGCTG ATTTATTTGCTGGTTTGGTTTGGAATGTTGCTGGGTATGTGGCTGGAATTAGAGTGCTATTGGAAGATGGTGGGTTGTTGGGTATGGGTTGGAGTGTTATTGAGTGTCTGCATTGGAGTGTTGGAGTATGGATGTTGGAGTATTCCCACTAGAAGAGGGCATTACTGCTGGAAATCAAGCTTAAAGTCTTGTTGTTGGAATGTTTCCATTAATCTTTGGAAGTTTTGTTGGGTAACTTGGCTTGGTTTCTGGGGTTATAACTTAACTGTGTTGTTTTatatttgggatttttttttaatttaa
- the LOC102622919 gene encoding uncharacterized protein LOC102622919 isoform X4 translates to MSIFLIVSRCRQSAVSLSSSSNAGSECSQAECLKVPASSFISSLKTTVDAIQQVVPVISKFANLFDDFRLTNAISDYLDLLDFSADELSWSISASQNPAGNPLIYLLVWFGMLLGMWLELECYWKMVGCWVWVGVLLSVCIGVLEYGCWSIPTRRGHYCWKSSLKSCCWNVSINLWKFCWVTWLGFWGYNLTVLFYIWDFFLI, encoded by the exons ATGTCGATTTTTCTGATTGTGTCGCGCTGCAGACAGAG TGCGGTTTCTttgagcagcagcagcaatgCTGGCTCGGAATGTTCACAGGCCGAGTGCTTGAAAGTGCCAGCCTCCTCTTTCATAAGCTCTTTAAAGACCACCGTTGATGCCATTCAACAGGTGGTTCCTGTTATTTCTAAATTTGCTAATTTGTTTGATGATTTTCGCCTTACCAATGCTATATCAGACTATCTTGATCTCCTTGATTTCTCTGCTGATGAGCTCAGCTGGTCCATCTCTGCTTCCCAAAATCCCGCTGGTAACCCCTTG ATTTATTTGCTGGTTTGGTTTGGAATGTTGCTGGGTATGTGGCTGGAATTAGAGTGCTATTGGAAGATGGTGGGTTGTTGGGTATGGGTTGGAGTGTTATTGAGTGTCTGCATTGGAGTGTTGGAGTATGGATGTTGGAGTATTCCCACTAGAAGAGGGCATTACTGCTGGAAATCAAGCTTAAAGTCTTGTTGTTGGAATGTTTCCATTAATCTTTGGAAGTTTTGTTGGGTAACTTGGCTTGGTTTCTGGGGTTATAACTTAACTGTGTTGTTTTatatttgggatttttttttaatttaa
- the LOC102622919 gene encoding uncharacterized protein LOC102622919 isoform X1, with protein MNSMKFLLNLHHRSMFVKSLPSLLWSDYSQVFPFAESMSFPLQSHTSLKMLNFCKLLIFIFLVSAVSLSSSSNAGSECSQAECLKVPASSFISSLKTTVDAIQQVVPVISKFANLFDDFRLTNAISDYLDLLDFSADELSWSISASQNPAGNPLIYLLVWFGMLLGMWLELECYWKMVGCWVWVGVLLSVCIGVLEYGCWSIPTRRGHYCWKSSLKSCCWNVSINLWKFCWVTWLGFWGYNLTVLFYIWDFFLI; from the exons ATGAATTCGATGAAGTTTTTACTGAATCTGCATCACAGAAGCATGTTTGTGAAGTCGTTGCCAAGCCTATTGTGGAG TGATTATTCACAGGTTTTCCCCTTCGCTGAATCAATGTCTTTCCCTTTACAGTCTCATACATCTTTAAAGATGCTGAATTTTTGCAaacttcttatttttattttcttggtcAGTGCGGTTTCTttgagcagcagcagcaatgCTGGCTCGGAATGTTCACAGGCCGAGTGCTTGAAAGTGCCAGCCTCCTCTTTCATAAGCTCTTTAAAGACCACCGTTGATGCCATTCAACAGGTGGTTCCTGTTATTTCTAAATTTGCTAATTTGTTTGATGATTTTCGCCTTACCAATGCTATATCAGACTATCTTGATCTCCTTGATTTCTCTGCTGATGAGCTCAGCTGGTCCATCTCTGCTTCCCAAAATCCCGCTGGTAACCCCTTG ATTTATTTGCTGGTTTGGTTTGGAATGTTGCTGGGTATGTGGCTGGAATTAGAGTGCTATTGGAAGATGGTGGGTTGTTGGGTATGGGTTGGAGTGTTATTGAGTGTCTGCATTGGAGTGTTGGAGTATGGATGTTGGAGTATTCCCACTAGAAGAGGGCATTACTGCTGGAAATCAAGCTTAAAGTCTTGTTGTTGGAATGTTTCCATTAATCTTTGGAAGTTTTGTTGGGTAACTTGGCTTGGTTTCTGGGGTTATAACTTAACTGTGTTGTTTTatatttgggatttttttttaatttaa
- the LOC102622919 gene encoding uncharacterized protein LOC102622919 isoform X6 produces MNSMKFLLNLHHRSMFVKSLPSLLWSAVSLSSSSNAGSECSQAECLKVPASSFISSLKTTVDAIQQTILISLISLLMSSAGPSLLPKIPLIYLLVWFGMLLGMWLELECYWKMVGCWVWVGVLLSVCIGVLEYGCWSIPTRRGHYCWKSSLKSCCWNVSINLWKFCWVTWLGFWGYNLTVLFYIWDFFLI; encoded by the exons ATGAATTCGATGAAGTTTTTACTGAATCTGCATCACAGAAGCATGTTTGTGAAGTCGTTGCCAAGCCTATTGTGGAG TGCGGTTTCTttgagcagcagcagcaatgCTGGCTCGGAATGTTCACAGGCCGAGTGCTTGAAAGTGCCAGCCTCCTCTTTCATAAGCTCTTTAAAGACCACCGTTGATGCCATTCAACAG ACTATCTTGATCTCCTTGATTTCTCTGCTGATGAGCTCAGCTGGTCCATCTCTGCTTCCCAAAATCCCGCTG ATTTATTTGCTGGTTTGGTTTGGAATGTTGCTGGGTATGTGGCTGGAATTAGAGTGCTATTGGAAGATGGTGGGTTGTTGGGTATGGGTTGGAGTGTTATTGAGTGTCTGCATTGGAGTGTTGGAGTATGGATGTTGGAGTATTCCCACTAGAAGAGGGCATTACTGCTGGAAATCAAGCTTAAAGTCTTGTTGTTGGAATGTTTCCATTAATCTTTGGAAGTTTTGTTGGGTAACTTGGCTTGGTTTCTGGGGTTATAACTTAACTGTGTTGTTTTatatttgggatttttttttaatttaa